In the genome of Parasteatoda tepidariorum isolate YZ-2023 chromosome 10, CAS_Ptep_4.0, whole genome shotgun sequence, the window gtacATTATAGATTAGACAGCAATACCAAACTAAGGCatacaacgttaaagagcagaaaaaatatttataaaaataattttaatatttttataatatattttttttataaatatttttgtgctctttaacgttgtttgcctTAGTTTTGCATTTTAGCACCAAGGTCACCCACTTGTGTATTTAGatagcaataattaaatttaacttttagtaTATCCtatgtaaagaatattttcttatcgTGATCTGCCACACAAACAAAAATAGCCAAATTGatttcaaatggaaaaaaaactttaaaaaaaaaaaacatgtagatgtttgctcATGGATGGCAACAAGTTATACccttcgagttggtccctttctgcgtttttattattttattttcttgcaggTCACTGCTCTGAAATTGCCAAGACTTAGCAATTATTCTACCATAGATCAGGGTGTCTCtccataaaaactattaatttcgaacattttttttaaaattaatagccaGATAAATCAATGACAGATGGTGGTTGTGAAATTATTATAAGCTATgtgtagatataaaaaaaatatatagaaataaaaaaaaataaaaaaacaactccAAGAAAAGAAACACCTGAAAATGCAAATACAAAATCagtcattaatttaatatatttcaaattataccTAGTTCTTAAACATATTTACAGAGTTCTCCCTAGGAATGAAAATGGACactacaaattttgaaacagtaaaaatttattaaaatgtttagtactatataataactgaatttgattttcaaaaatttttaaattatccaaattaaaagaactattgattaattaaatataaaaaaaattacagaaataaaaaaaaaaaaacaatttcaagaaaagaaacacctgaaaatgtaaatacaaaatctgtcatttatttagtatatttcaaattatagttcttaattatattttcagagtTCTCCCTAGAAATAAAAAGAGcactataaattttgaaacagtaaaaatttattaaaatgtgtaatattatataagaactgaatttgatcctcaacaatttttaaattacccttatacaattttacatgttgtatatttcaaaaaataattctctctcATTATCAGAATAAgagataattttacattttataaaaataattaaagcctgctaatagataatatttggacacaatttttttaaaaaaattattgataaacttgagagattttaatgcaatttaaactgaaaattgtgagaaaataaagatttaaaattgcattactttttaaaaacaaagttattaaaaatgaagaaatttaNAGATCACGGTGTCTCtccataaaaacttttaatttcgaacatttttttaaaattaatagccaGATAAATCAATGACAGATGGTGGTTGAGAAATTATTATAAGCTATttgtagatataaaaaaaatatagaaataaaaaaaaacaattccaaGAAAAGAAACACCTGAAAATGCAAATACAAAATCAGTCattaatttagtatatttcaaattatacctagttcttaaacatattttcagagttctccctaggaataaaaatggacactacaaattttgaaacagtaaaaatttattaaaatgtgtagTACTatataataactgaatttgatcctcaacaatttttaaattatcctcttatacaattttatatgttgtatatttcaaaacataattctCTCTCATTATCagaataagagaaaattttacattttataaaaataattaaagcctgctaatagataatatttggacacaatttttttaaaaaaattattgataaacttgagagattttaatgcaatttaaactgaaaattgtgagaaaataaagatttaaaattgcattactttttaaaaaccaagttattaaaaatgaagaaatttattaatatttcaccTGAAAAACTCGTATAAAAATTTAGAGTCGAAAATAatcctaacaaagtaaataCTTGTAAttgtaatcagaattaaacccaTAAACACAGATTATTTAACAGTgcgtaattattaaaacagagaattaacttttataaaattggaatgtaaataaaaaggcAGCGTTTTTAATGGATGGGcggcttatttttacaaaaaggacaAAGATGGTGAATTTATAAGGATCAAAGTGCCGGCAGGGCAAACCGCCCTTCTAAAAACACTAAGGGAGAacactgtatttttaaattcaaataaggCATAAATAATTCTACATTTATGACAATAAAGTTCatgattttcaatataaatctaAGACAAAcaattaagaaacaattttaaggtaaaaattatgtttaactcTTTTTCACAGTAGCCATAAACATTCCACTAACAATATCTTGGAAATTTATCATATCTTTACCAGAAATAAATACCATGAACATAGTTCTAGCAGAGCAATTATCAAATACAAGTTTAACAAgctcatttaattcatttatccaatCAGACTCTTCATTTGTATTAAATTCAACATGACTTATTGTTAGATTAAAGTTAtccatattatttaaagtttctttaatgattttatttttatgaaattttgtttttttgtctaTTGTCTCAGGCAAATTATCACCATAAAAATTAAGGATTGGTTCAGGGCCAATTAAGCAaacttttttctcatatttagaGGTCAAGTCAAAGAAACTACTTTGACTTTCATTAGACATTCCAAGTTgctctttattttcattctcaTCTGTTTTCTCACTAATTACTACTCCATTTTCTTCCTCATTACATTGTTTACTTTCTCCTGAAAACTTAATATCAATATCTTTTTCTACATTATTCGAAGCAATACCATCACCAATGCAGAGATCACCATAACTAATAGTGTTATTCAGTTTTAACTGAACCAATTTCATAGTCGCCAAAGCATCTTCGACTGGACTGTGACCCATTTTACTGCcctgaatattttcatttagatgAACCATTGACAGATATTTCAATGAGTCTTTTTTATGACGTATTCCactacaattaaatattatgctaGTGTCTATAACATATGGATGAATCATTTTAAGCGCGTGCAAATCACAATTCAAAGACTGGCCACAAAGGATTGCATCTGATGGCAGAATAGCTCTTAGTTCTCTTTGAACATCTTCCAATCTAGTTTTAACACCACTTAACATACTTTTTGTAATACCACTAAATTTAGTTAAGTAATCAATAATTTTGGCTTTTGGTTTAACTAATGAGTGATAAACAACTTCATGATTTTCATTAACTACAGCAATTCGAGTTAGTTCAGAATTGGACTTATCAGTACGACACATTTCACAATCCAAGGCAAACAGTGGAGAGTTAGCAGTAACCGGAACATATTTCTCCtttgaataagaataattatcacTTTTAGAGTATTCAAACACACTTTTAGGTAAAGGATAATTCTCCATTACCAATTGAATTGGGCTGAGCAGCAAATGAACTTTAGAAGGTTTCTGTAAATTCTCATCCGATTTAACTTGAACAGACTTTTTACTTGGGAACATAGAAGAATAAGAATTTCCATTTTCTATGTGAAAATGAGTCACTTTGTGCAATGTGGTTAACTCTTGAGGGAACGGTAAATTCGAAGAAGCAATATCAAATACAAAGGGAAAAATTTCAGTAAGGTTTGAAAGAGAAGTTCTATTCTGTAGAACAACTTTTTTAGGAAGGCCTTCAATGACTAAAAAGACAGTTTTAACAATGTTTTGTGGTTGTTCTAATTTTGACCATTTAATATTCGAATAAGGTGACATATGACCAATAACAGATTTAAGGAGAACTTGATAGATATCTTTCACAAATAAAGGCTTTACATTTTTCGACagctttttatcttttaatcttaACAGAGATTTATATCCAGTATCTGTAAGGTAAAAGCCTGGTTCCATGTCTggttttcttgtatattttttcaattcgtcTTTGAGAGTTTTATAGTCCTCTTGAAGAGTGGTAgaggttttctttttatttgatatgGTTAGAGATTTGTCTTCCTCTTGAAAAAGGTTAAGGAGGGCTTCCAGTTTCCTTTTCTTTGCTTGAaatctcttttcttttctaatatcGAAAGTGACGGGTTTCATTCCATTGGTTTCCATGATGAATCATAAAATGGCATCAATTGCAGATAACAGataaagcaaacattttaataaaataatagattacGTCGAAACAATTTtgacaaacaaatttttgataagCCAAGTAAAGATAgatattttatcgtaaaagaatattaaaaatttccaccTAAAAAAGAACTAACATGGATGAAAGAATGTGCGGTTACTAATGCTTATAACCGTGACataaaaattatctctttttttaaaatgtgtttataaaataataaagtgaaaatttaaagttgcgAGTTGAATCTTAAAGACgtattattaaatgataatttttaaattatgaataaaaattattgagaatttttgaaactataataaaaaaattttaatcgcaactgtaacaaaatgttttttgttttcgttttattCCATTCTGTTTTctgcaaaaactttttgcaattCGAATTTTCTTGATAAATGCTTGAATCCTTTTACATGTGATTATAATCATGCAGAAGTGTTGTTCTTCTGCTTTCATACGTGTTTTATATTGCATgagaaatactaaatttgtttcaaattttcatgtttttctctCAAGAACTGTTGAggtatagatatatttttttttacaaagtatcAAAAGACctttataaaaaacttaactaCTTGCCTTCAGTGcgcacaaatttttttctttcaattattatgtGAATGATAGttagtatttttgtttattgataaTAGACTGATCTCATGCGTTAGTGaagtttataatttgttatgtaatcaaattgtaaattttgtagGCTGTATTATAATATAGCCTatattataatatgtgataaaaaaagcAGGTAAGACGGAAAAAGTagaggaaaaaataagtaattttttataatatttttttaaatttttaatatgtgtgtaggatactttttttttcttttcgtcgAAGgtattcacttaaattttatccTGACAcaacttttctcaaaatttatatcttGAATGTAATGTACTGACTATAATTTCTGGATTTGCTTCCTGTGAATTTGTGCCtaatgaagtattaaaaataattcatgtaaaGTTCATTTGAtgaattgtatattattattattaattaaagataattcaTTCACGATGAAGTATTTCCCCCTGCATTTCATAAGTGTGTGATCtagcaacaaaatattaatttaattggtttaacttaaaaatgtattgcaaCCATGAttacaagtttttctttcagattAATTATCACAGTTTTTAAACCTACTACAAAATTGTCttctaagattatttttaacaaggaTCAGACTTAATCGATGTTTACTAGAGATAAGTTTGACTTCACTTTGTGTggcttaagaattttttttagaagggTGGCTCAACCGAATTGTTTTCTTAACGaataccttttatttaaaaatgcacctttaaatgtttattttctcagaattttcagttatatatatatatttataaactttccaAGTTGATCACcaattaatgcttttttgtttactttaaaaaaaaaaaaattatacacagaGATTGTCCTTAAGCTTGCCTTTAATTATTCTTcagaagtttcaaatttttctgttattttgataCTGAAAGAGAATTGCTTAGTGAAATATACACATTAAATAGGAAAAGagggtaatttttaaattgaggattaaattcagttattacattatattgtacattttgataaattttaacagtgagTAGTAAGTGCCCTTTTCTGTGAGGAAGCACCATacccttttttattcctaaggAGAACTCTGGGTTAGACCCACTCGAACCCAAGgacttaaatttgcaattaataggattattttatacataggACCAAGATGCAATATTCACAttgatattaaacaaaaatttgcaaattgaaaagctaatttaaatatattattgggATTATTAATTCACAACTCTAatgcttttacatttttacactaaaaaaaatttttttttaaatttttattcaaattttattttggctgCATTTTTATTGCTGAAGAAACCtcatattagtttaatttgaaagttatgTGGTATATGAAATCTTTATCACGAGTTCacctaaagatttattttagatagTGTACTCATCTTTGATGTTTACATCTGGTTCTTTTGCAATGCTTGTTTTGACTTTTattaacaggggtctgtccaggccgaatttactaccgtttagcggtaccttcacaaattcaactttaggaaaaacggtagtttcacaaattcaattttaggaaaaatggtagtttcacaaaatactttctcttaaatttttatttttgtatcccttaagaaatgataaatccatatttttgtgttgattttttagtataatttttaatttttcacaaattatgtctaaattttcacaaaataggtacctctcagaaaaacctagacagacccctgattaatCATTGTCTTTAAAAGCTAAACAATGGatcaattattcaaaataatgtaaaatataaaa includes:
- the LOC107444391 gene encoding uncharacterized protein codes for the protein METNGMKPVTFDIRKEKRFQAKKRKLEALLNLFQEEDKSLTISNKKKTSTTLQEDYKTLKDELKKYTRKPDMEPGFYLTDTGYKSLLRLKDKKLSKNVKPLFVKDIYQVLLKSVIGHMSPYSNIKWSKLEQPQNIVKTVFLVIEGLPKKVVLQNRTSLSNLTEIFPFVFDIASSNLPFPQELTTLHKVTHFHIENGNSYSSMFPSKKSVQVKSDENLQKPSKVHLLLSPIQLVMENYPLPKSVFEYSKSDNYSYSKEKYVPVTANSPLFALDCEMCRTDKSNSELTRIAVVNENHEVVYHSLVKPKAKIIDYLTKFSGITKSMLSGVKTRLEDVQRELRAILPSDAILCGQSLNCDLHALKMIHPYVIDTSIIFNCSGIRHKKDSLKYLSMVHLNENIQGSKMGHSPVEDALATMKLVQLKLNNTISYGDLCIGDGIASNNVEKDIDIKFSGESKQCNEEENGVVISEKTDENENKEQLGMSNESQSSFFDLTSKYEKKVCLIGPEPILNFYGDNLPETIDKKTKFHKNKIIKETLNNMDNFNLTISHVEFNTNEESDWINELNELVKLVFDNCSARTMFMVFISGKDMINFQDIVSGMFMATVKKS